In Poecile atricapillus isolate bPoeAtr1 chromosome 9, bPoeAtr1.hap1, whole genome shotgun sequence, the following are encoded in one genomic region:
- the THUMPD3 gene encoding tRNA (guanine(6)-N2)-methyltransferase THUMP3 isoform X1 — protein sequence MAEAAGDAGLAPAAAQEGAELAAVIGATVPTGFEQTAAEEVQEKLGSASRISKDRGKIYFEVPARSLPQVHRLRSVDNLFVVVQEFRDYQFKENKEDALKDLEDLVKKLPWTDPLKVWELNNSLKKKKTKRKKHGLQSPASREKLSDGGEERGADQSNSNDQEDCAQNPVEPADGQDTENPQAVTSRNGVEEEEDNEQSDVKVEVQASSESGSKAGDGQTGEGEAKVLKFRVTCNRAGDKHSFTSNEAARDFGGAVQEHFQWKADMTNFDVEVLLNIHNNEVVVGIALTEESLHRRNITHFGPTTLRSTLAYGMLRLCDPQPTDIIVDPMCGTGAIPIEGAAEWPYCYHIAGDNSPQAVKRAANNICSLLRKNESKDSSNALGVPLDIIQWDICNLPLRTGSVDIVVTDMPFGKRIGSKKKNWDLYPACLMEMGRICTPGTGRAVLLTQDKKCFAKALSRVGHIWRRAQTVWVNVGGLHAAVYLLRRTWERAEERRPFW from the exons ATGGCGGAGGCGGCCGGTGACGCGGGGCTGGCTCCGGCCGCAGCCCAGGAGGGCGCGGAGCTCGCGGCCGTGATCGGCGCCACCGTGCCCACGGGCTTCGAGCAGACGGCGGCCGAGGAGGTGCAGGAGAAGCTGGGCTCGGCCTCCAGGATCAGCAAGGATCGGGGCAAGATCTACTTCGAGGTCCCGGCCCGGAGCCTGCCTCAG GTCCATCGTCTGAGGTCAGTGGATAATTTATTTGTTGTTGTCCAGGAGTTCAGAGACTATcaattcaaagaaaataag GAAGATGCTCTAAAGGATTTGGAAGATTTGGTTAAAAAGCTGCCCTGGACTGATCCATTGAAAGTTTGGGAGTTGAACAAcagcctgaaaaagaaaaagacaaaacgCAAAAAACACGGTCTGCAGAGTCCTGCAAGCAGAGAGAAGCTGAGTGATGGTGGAGAAGAGAGAGGAGCAGACCAAAGTAACAGTAATGACCAGGAGGACTGTGCCCAAAACCCTGTGGAACCTGCTGATGGCCAGGATACAGAGAATCCCCAAGCAGTGACATCCAGAAatggggtggaggaggaggaagataaTGAGCAATCGGATGTGAAAGTTGAAGTGCAGGCGAGTTCTGAGAGTGGGAGCAAGGCTGGTGACGGTCAGACAGGTGAAGGAGAGGCAAAGGTGCTGAAGTTCCGAGTGACGTGCAACAGAGCTGGAGACAAACACAGCTTCACGTCAAATGAGGCTGCAAGAGACTTCGGTGGAGCTGTGCAAGAGCACTTCCAGTGGAAAGCTGACATGACCAATTTTGATGTGGAG GTTCTTCTGAATATTCACAACAATGAAGTCGTGGTGGGAATTGCATTAACTGAAGAGAGTCTCCACAGAAGGAATATCACACACTTTGGACCCACAACGCTGCGTTCTACTCTGGCTTACGGCATGCTCAG ACTCTGTGATCCCCAGCCCACAGATATCATAGTTGATCCCATGTGTGGTACAGGTGCCATTCCAATAGAG ggagctgcagaatgGCCCTACTGCTACCACATTGCAGGGGATAACAGCCCTCAGGCAGTGAAGAGAGCAGCaaacaacatctgctccttACTGAGGAAAAACGAGAGTAAGGACAG CAGCAATGCCCTGGGCGTTCCCTTGGACATCATCCAGTGGGACATCTGCAACCTGCCGCTGCGCACGGGCTCTGTGGACATCGTGGTGACAGACATGCCCTTTGGGAAGAG GATAGGGTCGAAGAAGAAGAACTGGGATCTCTACCCAGCCTGCCTGATGGAGATGGGCCGGATCTGCAccccagggacaggcagggctgtgctgcttaCCCAGGACAAGAAATGCTTTGCCAAG GCCTTGTCCCGCGTGGGACACATCTGGCGCAGAGCTCAGACGGTGTGGGTGAACGTGGGGGGACTCCACGCTGCAGTGTACCTGCTGAGGCGCACctgggagagagcagaggagagaagGCCCTTCTGGTGA
- the THUMPD3 gene encoding tRNA (guanine(6)-N2)-methyltransferase THUMP3 isoform X2 yields the protein MAEAAGDAGLAPAAAQEGAELAAVIGATVPTGFEQTAAEEVQEKLGSASRISKDRGKIYFEVPARSLPQVHRLRSVDNLFVVVQEFRDYQFKENKEDALKDLEDLVKKLPWTDPLKVWELNNSLKKKKTKRKKHGLQSPASREKLSDGGEERGADQSNSNDQEDCAQNPVEPADGQDTENPQAVTSRNGVEEEEDNEQSDVKVEVQASSESGSKAGDGQTGEGEAKVLKFRVTCNRAGDKHSFTSNEAARDFGGAVQEHFQWKADMTNFDVEVLLNIHNNEVVVGIALTEESLHRRNITHFGPTTLRSTLAYGMLRLCDPQPTDIIVDPMCGTGAIPIEGAAEWPYCYHIAGDNSPQAVKRAANNICSLLRKNESKDSNALGVPLDIIQWDICNLPLRTGSVDIVVTDMPFGKRIGSKKKNWDLYPACLMEMGRICTPGTGRAVLLTQDKKCFAKALSRVGHIWRRAQTVWVNVGGLHAAVYLLRRTWERAEERRPFW from the exons ATGGCGGAGGCGGCCGGTGACGCGGGGCTGGCTCCGGCCGCAGCCCAGGAGGGCGCGGAGCTCGCGGCCGTGATCGGCGCCACCGTGCCCACGGGCTTCGAGCAGACGGCGGCCGAGGAGGTGCAGGAGAAGCTGGGCTCGGCCTCCAGGATCAGCAAGGATCGGGGCAAGATCTACTTCGAGGTCCCGGCCCGGAGCCTGCCTCAG GTCCATCGTCTGAGGTCAGTGGATAATTTATTTGTTGTTGTCCAGGAGTTCAGAGACTATcaattcaaagaaaataag GAAGATGCTCTAAAGGATTTGGAAGATTTGGTTAAAAAGCTGCCCTGGACTGATCCATTGAAAGTTTGGGAGTTGAACAAcagcctgaaaaagaaaaagacaaaacgCAAAAAACACGGTCTGCAGAGTCCTGCAAGCAGAGAGAAGCTGAGTGATGGTGGAGAAGAGAGAGGAGCAGACCAAAGTAACAGTAATGACCAGGAGGACTGTGCCCAAAACCCTGTGGAACCTGCTGATGGCCAGGATACAGAGAATCCCCAAGCAGTGACATCCAGAAatggggtggaggaggaggaagataaTGAGCAATCGGATGTGAAAGTTGAAGTGCAGGCGAGTTCTGAGAGTGGGAGCAAGGCTGGTGACGGTCAGACAGGTGAAGGAGAGGCAAAGGTGCTGAAGTTCCGAGTGACGTGCAACAGAGCTGGAGACAAACACAGCTTCACGTCAAATGAGGCTGCAAGAGACTTCGGTGGAGCTGTGCAAGAGCACTTCCAGTGGAAAGCTGACATGACCAATTTTGATGTGGAG GTTCTTCTGAATATTCACAACAATGAAGTCGTGGTGGGAATTGCATTAACTGAAGAGAGTCTCCACAGAAGGAATATCACACACTTTGGACCCACAACGCTGCGTTCTACTCTGGCTTACGGCATGCTCAG ACTCTGTGATCCCCAGCCCACAGATATCATAGTTGATCCCATGTGTGGTACAGGTGCCATTCCAATAGAG ggagctgcagaatgGCCCTACTGCTACCACATTGCAGGGGATAACAGCCCTCAGGCAGTGAAGAGAGCAGCaaacaacatctgctccttACTGAGGAAAAACGAGAGTAAGGACAG CAATGCCCTGGGCGTTCCCTTGGACATCATCCAGTGGGACATCTGCAACCTGCCGCTGCGCACGGGCTCTGTGGACATCGTGGTGACAGACATGCCCTTTGGGAAGAG GATAGGGTCGAAGAAGAAGAACTGGGATCTCTACCCAGCCTGCCTGATGGAGATGGGCCGGATCTGCAccccagggacaggcagggctgtgctgcttaCCCAGGACAAGAAATGCTTTGCCAAG GCCTTGTCCCGCGTGGGACACATCTGGCGCAGAGCTCAGACGGTGTGGGTGAACGTGGGGGGACTCCACGCTGCAGTGTACCTGCTGAGGCGCACctgggagagagcagaggagagaagGCCCTTCTGGTGA